GGCCTGCGCCTGCTCAAACGGGATAAGTCCCAGGCGGCAACCATCTTCAAAGTCAATAATGCGGTAACAGATGTCATCGGCGGCCTCTACCAGAAAGGCCATGGGGTGTCGGTGAAAGGCGTTCTGGCCCGCGGGGAGCATCCCTAACTCCTGGGCTATCTTGGTGAAATGGGTCTGTTCGGCCTGAAAGAAGCCGTATTTTTTCTCGCTTGCGTTCTTGGTGCCTATTACCACCTGGTCTGCCGGGCGCGGGTATTTGGTGAAGGTGGCCAGTGTGCTGTAGGTGAGGCGCATGCCGCAGGAACCGCTACTCTGACCGGGGTGCGTGTGGGTAAGAATCCTGAAACCGGCGGCGTTGCCCTCAAAGTTACGCAGGTCTTCGGCCTGGGCCGGGGTAAGGTCTTGCAGAAAGGAAACGGCCTGCGGACTTCTGAAGTAAGCGGAGATGGCGTCTTCGCCGGAGTGCCCGAAGGGAGGGTTGCCAATGTCATGGGCCAGGCAGGCGGCCGCCACCATATCGCCAAAGTCAGACTCCAGCATGCTGGGGTGCGCCTGCAGAATGGCCGGGTGGCGCTCCAGAATGGTTTTGCCTACCAGCCGGCCCAGAGAACGGCCTACGCAGGAAGTCTCCAGGCTATGCGTGAGCCGGTTGTGCACAAAGTCGCTTTCGGGCATGGGCAACACCTGGGTCTTGTTCTGCAGGCGCCGGAAGGGCGTAGAGAACACCAGGCGGTCATAATCGCGTTGGAACTCGCCGCGCACGGCCTCATCGGTGGCGTACTGCGGGGTTTGGGCGTCAAAGCGTTTCTTGGAGATCAGGCGCTCCCAGGTCATCTGTGGCATGGCTATAGGCAAAGCCCTAAACTACGGCCGCCCCGCGTCCAAAGCAAGCAGAAAGTACCCGCCCGGGAAAGCATTCCCGTTTTGGGGCCGTTTTCAGGAAAACAGCCCCAAAACAGAAACGCCTTTAGTCTTGCTTATCTATTTTGACATACCGGATAGTGCCGCTCTCGCGTTTAGACTGCCACATGATGAGGTACAGCCCCTGGCCGGCCAATGGCAGGGTAAGCTCATAGCGGTTAGACTGCGGCACCACGTTCACAGACACTACCCCAAAAATACGGCCGGTAAGGTCATAGATGGTCAGTTTTACGTTGTCGGCCTCTGTGGTGTTAAAGTACAGGAAGGTTTTTCTGCCCCCGGGGTTAGGCGCCAGTTGCCGCACAAAGGAGGGGCCGGTTACCTGCACTACCTCAGAATACTCCAGCGTGCCGTTGGTC
This Rufibacter radiotolerans DNA region includes the following protein-coding sequences:
- a CDS encoding deoxyguanosinetriphosphate triphosphohydrolase, which gives rise to MPQMTWERLISKKRFDAQTPQYATDEAVRGEFQRDYDRLVFSTPFRRLQNKTQVLPMPESDFVHNRLTHSLETSCVGRSLGRLVGKTILERHPAILQAHPSMLESDFGDMVAAACLAHDIGNPPFGHSGEDAISAYFRSPQAVSFLQDLTPAQAEDLRNFEGNAAGFRILTHTHPGQSSGSCGMRLTYSTLATFTKYPRPADQVVIGTKNASEKKYGFFQAEQTHFTKIAQELGMLPAGQNAFHRHPMAFLVEAADDICYRIIDFEDGCRLGLIPFEQAQALLQPLLKETAGKPSSITFHDEREQLGLWRARIISNLIYECAGIFLEHEEAILNGTFDQSLINLVAQKPALDEIKKVSIDRIYRHRPVLEIEAAGFEVLGGLLDAFLQAVFDPTAGRHRKYLDLVPDQFLGPQRQLSSSNYEKILNITDFISGLTDSSAISLFRKIRGIDLPRMY